From Cydia pomonella isolate Wapato2018A chromosome 26, ilCydPomo1, whole genome shotgun sequence, one genomic window encodes:
- the LOC133532306 gene encoding serine protease 3-like isoform X1, producing MKTTWLAIGFVTVLALFSLFSIIKFATEVDDKDERPVTKAEDVEVVELPVLKLTDVGGRSNMNRSFTASLKYPYLAAIIARSVTDEPAGWIFTCFGSVIATKWIVTAAHCKIQNHIHRTLLYRDYVHNHTNTHLILRWKVHPGYISNSTVPWHDIALAKVNEDLETAVPVFFTNGAQQVQASVWKTIITMERRTYLTNDMEIYDVRIINPIFCYERYGFTLDDTFICVNMTRDADCFITEFGPIFTATERVLGILRLMPNDCENKVAIFTNVTSYFEWISKETGIGKEKVI from the exons ATGAAAACGACATGGCTAGCCATTGGCTTCGTCACAGTGCTAGCTTTATTCTCCCTCTTCTCCATCATAAAGTTCGCTACAGAAGTTGATGATAAGGATGAGAGACCTGTAACTAAGGCTGAAGATGTCGAGGTTGTTGAGCTTCCAGTACTGAAGCTGACGGATGTAGGTGGTCGGAGTAATATGAACCGCTCTTTTACTGCTTCTTTAAA ATATCCATACCTCGCCGCTATAATAGCTCGAAGCGTCACTGACGAACCTGCGGGCTGGATTTTCACCTGTTTCGGCAGCGTCATCGCCACGAAGTGGATCGTCACTGCTGCGCACTGCAAGATACAAA ATCACATCCACCGAACGCTCCTCTACCGCGACTACGTTCACAACCACACGAACACCCACCTCATCCTGAGATGGAAGGTGCACCCCGGATACATCAGCAACAGCACTGTGCCATGGCACGACATAGCCCTAGCCAAGGTCAACGAAGACTTGGAGACAGCTGTGCCTGTTTTCTTTACCAATGGAGCTCAGCAG GTCCAAGCCAGCGTATGGAAGACGATAATCACCATGGAACGCCGCACATACCTCACCAATGACATGGAAATCTACGACGTCAGAATTATCAACCCAATTTTCTGTTATGAGCGCTACGGATTTACCTTAGATGACACGTTCATATGCGTCAACATGACCCGCGATGCTGATTGCTTCATCACCGAGTTTGGACCGATCTTCACCGCCACTGAACGTGTACTGGGTATTCTGAGATTAATGCCGAATGACTGTGAAAATAAGGTGGCCATATTTACGAATGTGACGTCATATTTTGAGTGGATTTCAAAGGAAACTGGGATCGGGAAAGAAAAAGTCATATAg